The Streptomyces sp. RKAG293 genome includes a region encoding these proteins:
- a CDS encoding TM2 domain-containing protein — MSDQNPYGQPQDPQQQPGAAYGYPQYGQPQQPPQNPYGQPAGGQPGYGYPQQPGMQPGYAQPGAYTGDPAAPYGYDPYGRPYSDKSKVTAGLLSLFLGGFGVGRFYTGHIGMALGQLFTLGGCGIWSLIDGIILLTGNNNTDSQGRVLRG, encoded by the coding sequence ATGTCCGACCAGAACCCGTACGGCCAGCCGCAGGACCCGCAGCAGCAGCCGGGCGCGGCATACGGCTACCCGCAGTACGGCCAGCCGCAGCAGCCCCCGCAGAACCCGTACGGCCAGCCGGCCGGCGGCCAGCCCGGTTACGGCTACCCGCAGCAGCCGGGCATGCAGCCCGGCTACGCGCAGCCCGGCGCGTACACCGGCGACCCGGCCGCCCCGTACGGCTACGACCCCTACGGCCGCCCGTACTCCGACAAGTCGAAGGTGACGGCGGGGCTGCTCTCGCTGTTCCTGGGCGGCTTCGGCGTGGGCCGGTTCTACACCGGCCACATCGGCATGGCGCTCGGCCAGCTCTTCACGCTCGGCGGCTGCGGCATCTGGTCGCTGATCGACGGCATCATCCTGCTGACCGGCAACAACAACACCGACTCGCAGGGTCGCGTCCTGCGTGGCTGA
- a CDS encoding methyltransferase has product MSTPPLSKAPPLPAPDHAEQLRDALRAAAFTADGCLDLLGATAYAALSRAETVPALRATRGGSPLESLVRLFLLQRPVTHERLRAALPVDVCLADGWLVRDGDELRATVDVRPYAGDGGEDWWIVSDLGCAVGGAGGIGTAPGVDRADLVLGVGGASTTLAGLTVRDPAGSALDLGTGSGVQALHASRHATRVTATDVNARALHFARLTLALSGAPEADLRQGSLFEPVGEDRFDLIVSNPPFVISPAGRFTYRDGGMRGDDLCRTLVQQSAAHLNDGGYCQLLANWQHTEGEDWRERLAGWVPRGCDAWIVQREVQDITQYAELWLRDGGDHRDDPERYAARYDAWLDEFEQRKVKGIGFGWITLRKSGSDRPAITAEEWPHPVEQPLGAHIKDWFVRQDFLRTHDDAALLEARFRLADEVVQEQVGLPGAEDPEHVVLRANRGMRRATKVDTVGAGFAGVCDGTLPAGRILDAIAQLLGEDPVILRDRTPESIRLLVEQGFLDPVDN; this is encoded by the coding sequence GTGAGTACCCCGCCCCTCTCCAAAGCCCCGCCCCTCCCCGCCCCGGACCACGCGGAACAGCTGCGTGACGCCCTGCGGGCCGCCGCCTTCACCGCCGACGGCTGCCTCGATCTGCTCGGCGCCACCGCCTACGCGGCCCTGTCCCGGGCCGAGACCGTGCCCGCGCTGCGCGCCACGCGCGGCGGCAGCCCGCTGGAGTCGCTGGTGCGGCTCTTCCTGCTGCAGCGGCCGGTGACCCACGAGCGGCTGCGCGCCGCGCTGCCCGTCGACGTGTGCCTCGCCGACGGCTGGCTGGTCAGGGACGGCGACGAGCTGCGCGCCACCGTGGACGTACGCCCGTACGCCGGGGACGGCGGCGAGGACTGGTGGATCGTCTCCGACCTCGGCTGCGCCGTCGGCGGGGCCGGCGGCATCGGCACGGCGCCCGGCGTGGACCGGGCCGATCTGGTGCTGGGCGTCGGAGGGGCCTCCACGACGCTCGCGGGCCTCACCGTCCGCGACCCGGCGGGCTCCGCGCTCGACCTCGGCACCGGCTCAGGCGTCCAGGCGCTGCACGCCTCCCGGCACGCCACCCGCGTCACCGCGACCGATGTGAACGCCCGCGCCCTGCACTTCGCGCGGCTCACCCTCGCGCTCTCCGGCGCGCCGGAGGCCGATCTGCGGCAGGGCAGCCTCTTCGAGCCGGTCGGCGAGGACCGCTTCGACCTGATCGTGTCCAACCCGCCGTTCGTCATCTCCCCGGCGGGCCGCTTCACGTACCGCGACGGCGGGATGCGGGGCGACGACCTGTGCCGCACCCTCGTCCAGCAGTCCGCCGCGCACCTCAACGACGGCGGCTACTGCCAGCTCCTCGCCAACTGGCAGCACACCGAGGGCGAGGACTGGCGGGAGCGGCTGGCCGGCTGGGTGCCGCGCGGCTGCGACGCCTGGATCGTGCAGCGCGAGGTCCAGGACATCACCCAGTACGCCGAGCTGTGGCTGCGCGACGGCGGTGACCACCGCGACGACCCCGAGCGGTACGCGGCCCGCTACGACGCCTGGCTGGACGAGTTCGAGCAGCGCAAGGTCAAGGGCATCGGCTTCGGCTGGATCACCCTCCGCAAGTCCGGCTCCGACCGGCCGGCGATCACCGCCGAGGAATGGCCGCACCCCGTGGAGCAGCCGCTCGGCGCGCACATCAAGGACTGGTTCGTCCGCCAGGACTTCCTGCGCACGCACGACGACGCGGCGCTGCTGGAGGCGCGCTTCCGGCTCGCCGACGAGGTGGTGCAGGAGCAGGTGGGCCTGCCGGGCGCCGAGGACCCGGAGCACGTGGTGCTGCGCGCCAACCGCGGTATGCGGCGCGCCACCAAGGTCGACACGGTGGGCGCGGGCTTCGCGGGCGTGTGCGACGGGACGCTGCCGGCCGGCCGGATCCTCGACGCCATCGCGCAGCTGCTGGGGGAGGACCCGGTGATACTGCGCGACCGGACGCCGGAATCGATCCGGCTCCTCGTCGAGCAGGGGTTCCTGGACCCGGTGGACAACTGA
- a CDS encoding TM2 domain-containing protein translates to MATPTPDAPFGYDPQGRPLSDKSKITAGLLQLFLGTLGIGRFYTGHTGMALGQLFTLGGCGIWSFIDAIIFFTSKDRTDSNGRVLQG, encoded by the coding sequence ATGGCCACGCCCACGCCCGACGCCCCGTTCGGTTACGACCCGCAGGGTCGTCCGCTGTCGGACAAGTCCAAGATCACCGCGGGTCTGCTGCAGCTCTTCCTCGGCACCCTCGGCATCGGGCGCTTCTACACCGGCCACACGGGCATGGCCCTCGGCCAGCTGTTCACCCTCGGCGGCTGCGGCATCTGGTCGTTCATCGACGCCATCATCTTCTTCACCAGCAAGGACCGCACCGACTCCAACGGTCGTGTGCTGCAGGGCTAG
- a CDS encoding winged helix-turn-helix domain-containing protein encodes MIRIELDEASLGRTRIAMSPLWDAFCSLHLAKPGREPSWPYRKWVGRARHVLASDDRTEPLRALLDGPLGFPDFMLPRPLGTSSVEAELDVLRATTGETVRLQIAEHFPDGLPELYRPYLDDPRRACGELADAYAAYWYAVLEPHWPVMRRLVEDEVLIRARTFATEGVDALFAGLEARARWNPPVLELTKHIEADYRAGERSLLLVPLVFAEGCRLYSTDDPGVMAVSFQARGAGALRDEPEERTDDRLGALLGRGRATVLRELAAPLTTAGLADRLGLAPSTVSEHLSVLAEADVVSRHRVGRSVYYQLTDTGRALLALLSGENVLQAVS; translated from the coding sequence GTGATCCGCATAGAACTCGACGAGGCGTCGCTCGGCCGCACACGCATCGCCATGAGTCCCCTGTGGGACGCGTTCTGCAGCCTCCACCTGGCGAAGCCGGGCCGGGAGCCGTCCTGGCCGTACCGGAAATGGGTCGGCCGGGCCCGGCACGTCCTGGCGTCCGACGACCGGACGGAACCGCTGCGCGCCCTGCTGGACGGCCCGCTCGGCTTCCCCGACTTCATGCTGCCGCGGCCGCTCGGCACCAGCTCGGTCGAGGCGGAACTGGACGTGCTGCGGGCCACCACGGGCGAAACGGTGCGGCTGCAGATCGCCGAGCACTTCCCCGACGGGCTGCCCGAGCTGTACCGCCCCTACCTCGACGATCCGCGCCGCGCCTGCGGCGAGCTCGCCGACGCCTACGCCGCCTACTGGTACGCCGTCCTCGAACCGCACTGGCCGGTCATGCGCCGGCTGGTCGAGGACGAGGTCCTCATCCGGGCCCGGACGTTCGCCACCGAGGGCGTCGACGCGCTCTTCGCCGGCCTGGAGGCCCGCGCCCGCTGGAACCCGCCGGTCCTGGAACTGACCAAGCACATCGAGGCCGACTACCGGGCGGGGGAGCGCAGTCTGCTGCTGGTGCCGCTGGTCTTCGCCGAGGGCTGCCGGTTGTACTCCACCGACGACCCGGGCGTCATGGCCGTCTCCTTCCAGGCCCGCGGCGCGGGCGCGCTGCGCGACGAGCCCGAGGAGCGCACCGACGACCGGCTCGGCGCGCTGCTCGGGCGCGGGCGGGCGACCGTGCTGCGGGAGTTGGCCGCGCCGCTCACCACGGCCGGCCTCGCCGACCGGCTGGGGCTGGCGCCCTCGACGGTCTCGGAGCACCTGTCCGTGCTCGCCGAGGCCGACGTCGTCAGCCGCCACCGGGTCGGCCGCAGCGTCTACTACCAGCTCACGGACACCGGCCGGGCGCTGCTCGCGCTGCTCAGCGGGGAGAACGTGCTCCAAGCGGTCTCCTGA
- a CDS encoding ABC transporter permease, with protein MRAARRALRLIAVGVRTHVSYMSRSPLEITFAVIVPVVYATLAVYLFRAADHPERLLEASVGAGLMGIWSSVLFGSGGAVQNQRWLGTLETLVAAPAPLGLILLPITLATAVVGTYAMGATLLWGTVLYGVPLTFAHPLLFLVAVPVCVLSLGMMGMLLASAFVLLRNANALANPLDHPVWMLSGMLVPITVLPSWTRPLSWALPTTWGARAVHAATAGGEVVTPMLTGLGVGALWLLLALLALTRVERRARAAATLALT; from the coding sequence ATGCGCGCGGCGCGCAGGGCCCTGCGCCTCATCGCCGTCGGCGTCCGCACGCATGTCTCCTACATGTCGCGCTCCCCGCTGGAGATCACCTTCGCCGTCATCGTCCCGGTCGTCTACGCGACGCTGGCCGTCTATCTCTTCCGCGCCGCGGACCACCCCGAGCGGCTGCTCGAAGCGTCCGTCGGCGCGGGCCTGATGGGGATCTGGTCGTCGGTGCTGTTCGGCTCGGGAGGGGCGGTGCAGAACCAGCGCTGGCTCGGCACGCTGGAGACCCTGGTGGCCGCACCCGCGCCGCTCGGCCTGATCCTGCTGCCGATCACGCTGGCGACCGCGGTCGTCGGCACGTACGCGATGGGCGCGACACTGCTCTGGGGCACCGTGCTCTACGGGGTGCCGCTGACCTTCGCGCACCCGCTGCTCTTCCTCGTCGCGGTCCCGGTCTGCGTGCTGTCGCTCGGCATGATGGGGATGCTGCTGGCCTCGGCGTTCGTGCTGCTGCGCAACGCGAACGCGCTGGCGAACCCGCTCGACCACCCCGTCTGGATGCTCTCCGGGATGCTCGTGCCGATCACCGTCCTGCCCAGCTGGACCCGACCGCTGTCCTGGGCGCTGCCCACCACCTGGGGCGCCCGCGCCGTCCACGCCGCGACCGCCGGGGGCGAGGTCGTCACGCCGATGCTCACCGGTCTCGGCGTCGGCGCGCTCTGGCTGCTGCTGGCCCTGCTCGCCCTGACCCGCGTCGAACGCCGCGCCCGCGCGGCCGCCACCCTCGCCCTCACGTAA
- a CDS encoding ABC transporter ATP-binding protein, giving the protein MLAIDAHELRRTYRSRTGWLRPRTTETEAVRGVTFQVRRGELFGLLGPNGAGKTTTIKMLNTLLLPTGGAARVLGHDVATDPVAVRRRIGYVFGGDRGLYERLSALDNLRYFAELYGVEPREQKRRIAELLDLTGLTGRERERVEGYSRGMRQRLHIARGLLHRPEVLFLDEPSIGVDPVAARELRRTVADLRAGGTTVLLTTHYMAEADELCDRIAVIAGGEIRALDTPERLKTRVQERAVTEIEAYGAAEEQLAGIRALPGVRGVAVEDRGHVQVLTVQAERDADLHGPVLGALDGVRLGRITSREPTLEDAYVAIVEGAAAHAAAHDATAHERAAHETAGTHETPLPETAAETPLPEVAA; this is encoded by the coding sequence ATGCTGGCAATCGACGCGCACGAGCTGCGGCGCACCTACCGTTCCCGCACCGGATGGCTGCGCCCGCGCACCACCGAGACCGAGGCCGTCCGCGGAGTCACCTTCCAGGTGCGGCGCGGTGAGCTGTTCGGGCTGCTCGGCCCCAACGGCGCGGGCAAGACCACCACCATCAAGATGCTCAACACGCTGCTGCTGCCCACCGGCGGCGCGGCCCGGGTCCTCGGCCATGACGTGGCCACCGACCCCGTCGCCGTACGCCGCAGGATCGGCTACGTCTTCGGCGGCGACCGAGGTCTGTACGAGCGCCTCTCCGCACTCGACAACCTCCGCTACTTCGCCGAGCTGTACGGCGTCGAACCCCGTGAGCAGAAGCGCCGGATCGCCGAACTCCTCGACCTCACCGGGCTGACCGGGCGCGAACGCGAACGCGTCGAGGGGTACTCGCGCGGAATGCGCCAGCGGCTGCACATCGCCCGCGGGCTGCTGCACCGGCCCGAGGTGCTGTTCCTCGACGAGCCGTCGATCGGCGTCGACCCGGTCGCCGCCCGCGAACTGCGCCGCACCGTCGCGGACCTGCGGGCGGGCGGCACGACCGTGCTGCTCACCACCCACTACATGGCCGAGGCCGACGAGTTGTGCGACCGCATCGCCGTCATCGCGGGCGGTGAGATCCGCGCGCTCGACACCCCGGAGCGGCTGAAGACGCGCGTCCAGGAGCGCGCGGTCACCGAGATCGAGGCGTACGGGGCGGCCGAGGAGCAGCTGGCGGGAATCCGGGCGCTGCCGGGCGTACGCGGTGTCGCCGTCGAGGACCGCGGCCATGTCCAGGTGCTGACCGTCCAGGCGGAACGCGACGCGGATCTGCACGGGCCCGTGCTCGGGGCCCTCGACGGTGTCCGCCTCGGCCGGATCACCAGCCGCGAACCCACACTGGAGGACGCCTACGTGGCGATCGTGGAGGGAGCCGCCGCCCACGCCGCCGCCCACGACGCGACCGCCCACGAACGCGCCGCCCACGAAACCGCGGGCACCCACGAAACGCCGCTCCCGGAGACGGCCGCCGAAACGCCGCTCCCCGAGGTGGCCGCGTGA
- a CDS encoding DUF2752 domain-containing protein, whose product MAETRLRPTAGRVRRLVSHPASVPLTLLAGAGYLWTTNPHEPGHLLPRCPFNWATGLLCPGCGATRMVYDLMHGDVPGAFHDNAALFVLAPVGLFLYGRWLAEGLRGRTYRPVIPGRYQAVLIAGALVWGVLRNIN is encoded by the coding sequence GTGGCTGAAACCCGACTGCGGCCGACCGCCGGCCGGGTGCGGCGCCTCGTCTCGCACCCGGCCTCGGTCCCGCTCACGCTCCTCGCGGGCGCCGGGTACCTCTGGACGACCAACCCGCACGAACCGGGGCACCTGTTGCCGCGCTGCCCGTTCAACTGGGCGACCGGGCTGCTCTGTCCCGGGTGCGGTGCGACGCGCATGGTCTATGACCTGATGCATGGTGATGTGCCCGGCGCATTCCATGACAACGCCGCCCTGTTCGTACTCGCGCCGGTGGGCCTGTTCCTCTACGGCCGCTGGCTCGCGGAGGGGCTGCGCGGCCGGACGTACCGGCCGGTGATCCCGGGCCGGTACCAGGCGGTCCTCATCGCGGGGGCGCTGGTCTGGGGTGTACTGCGGAACATCAACTAG